The Bacillus sp. (in: firmicutes) genome includes a region encoding these proteins:
- a CDS encoding MTH1187 family thiamine-binding protein: protein MAIADVTVIPIGTNSPSISSYVAELHDLLTTFEKEGKIRFQLTPMNTIIEGELKDLFEVIQAIHEAPFQKGVHRVATNIRIDDRRDKKRKMEEKLESVRAKLKEK, encoded by the coding sequence ATGGCCATCGCAGATGTCACAGTAATTCCAATTGGAACGAATTCTCCAAGTATTAGTTCTTATGTAGCTGAACTACATGACCTGTTAACCACGTTTGAAAAAGAAGGAAAAATTCGCTTCCAATTAACTCCAATGAATACGATTATTGAAGGGGAATTAAAAGATCTATTTGAAGTCATTCAAGCGATTCACGAAGCACCGTTTCAAAAAGGAGTTCACCGGGTGGCAACAAACATTCGAATCGATGACCGGAGAGATAAAAAAAGAAAAATGGAGGAGAAACTTGAATCGGTTCGAGCTAAATTAAAGGAAAAATAG
- a CDS encoding LTA synthase family protein yields the protein MKNVKLPRISLVTLATILLWLKTYIVYKTSFDITIENAMQEFILFINPLSFLLFIFGLSLFFQSEKRRVLYILITSFIVSFVLYANAAFYRFFNDFLTLPVLFQTSNFADLGKSGSVTELLEVTDIFYFTDVILLLVIVKWFPTLVELASFTKVKRRAYFLFTIAVMFFNLGLAETERPELLTRTFDREILVKNIGTYNYHLYDIYLQSKSSAQRALADGSNLVEIENYVKANYAKPNDELFGIAKGKNLIIVTLESTQSFVINNTVNGQEITPFLNEFIKESYYFENFYHQTGQGKTSDSEFLLDNSLYPISRGAVFFTHSGNEYNSMAKVLKEHGYFTAGMHANNKSFWNRDVMYQSLGYDYYYSMKDYEVTEENSVGWGLKDIPFFEQSIAHMKEMPQPFYTKLITLTNHHPFIVEEEDKFIDEFTSDDKTVNRYFTTVRYTDEAVKNFIQQLKDAGLYENSIIVMYGDHYGISENHNEAMGQYLGKEVTPFVSTQLQRVPLIIHIPGHQGKVISKVGGQIDLRPTLLHLLGIETKNDLQFGADLFSEDHEDFAVLRDGSFITADYVFTDNVCYSKETEQPVDRSYCEPYMEKAAKELEYSDEVIYGDLLRFYDKENYYFETKEAK from the coding sequence ATGAAGAATGTGAAACTACCTAGGATATCACTGGTTACCTTAGCAACGATACTCCTATGGTTAAAAACGTACATTGTCTATAAAACTAGCTTTGATATAACGATTGAAAATGCAATGCAAGAGTTTATCTTGTTTATCAACCCGTTAAGCTTTTTATTGTTTATTTTCGGACTCAGCCTGTTTTTCCAAAGTGAAAAAAGACGAGTTCTCTACATTTTAATAACGAGCTTTATCGTTTCGTTTGTATTATACGCAAACGCAGCGTTTTATCGATTTTTTAACGATTTCTTGACGTTACCTGTTCTATTTCAAACAAGCAACTTTGCTGACTTAGGAAAAAGTGGTAGTGTTACTGAATTATTAGAGGTAACGGATATTTTTTACTTTACAGATGTTATCTTATTATTGGTTATTGTGAAATGGTTTCCTACGCTTGTCGAATTGGCTTCATTTACAAAAGTTAAAAGAAGAGCTTATTTCCTATTTACAATTGCTGTTATGTTCTTCAACCTTGGCTTAGCTGAAACAGAACGACCAGAGTTGTTAACGCGTACGTTTGACCGTGAAATCTTGGTCAAAAATATTGGAACATACAACTATCACTTATATGATATTTATCTTCAATCTAAGTCTTCTGCGCAACGAGCCCTTGCGGATGGAAGTAATTTAGTAGAAATTGAAAACTACGTGAAGGCCAATTATGCGAAACCGAATGATGAATTATTTGGTATTGCCAAAGGAAAAAACTTAATTATTGTTACGTTAGAGTCCACACAAAGCTTTGTTATTAATAACACTGTGAATGGCCAGGAAATTACGCCATTCTTAAATGAATTTATTAAAGAAAGTTATTACTTTGAAAACTTTTATCATCAAACCGGTCAAGGAAAAACATCCGACTCTGAGTTTTTACTTGATAATTCCCTCTACCCAATTAGCCGTGGAGCGGTATTCTTTACCCATTCAGGTAATGAATATAATTCAATGGCTAAAGTGTTGAAAGAACATGGATACTTTACAGCTGGTATGCATGCCAACAATAAAAGCTTTTGGAACCGTGACGTGATGTACCAATCTCTTGGATACGATTACTACTACTCTATGAAAGACTATGAAGTAACGGAAGAAAACTCCGTTGGTTGGGGATTAAAAGACATCCCATTCTTTGAACAATCTATTGCTCATATGAAGGAAATGCCTCAACCGTTTTATACAAAATTAATTACGTTAACGAACCATCATCCGTTCATTGTAGAAGAAGAAGATAAGTTTATTGATGAATTTACTTCTGATGATAAAACAGTCAACCGTTATTTCACGACGGTTCGCTATACGGATGAAGCGGTGAAAAACTTTATCCAACAGTTGAAAGATGCTGGTTTGTATGAAAATTCCATCATTGTTATGTATGGAGACCATTACGGAATTTCTGAAAACCATAATGAAGCGATGGGACAATATTTAGGAAAAGAAGTAACTCCTTTTGTAAGTACGCAATTACAACGAGTACCGTTAATCATTCATATTCCTGGTCATCAAGGGAAAGTTATTTCCAAAGTAGGAGGTCAAATTGACTTACGTCCAACGCTCCTTCATCTTTTAGGAATTGAAACGAAAAACGATCTTCAGTTTGGTGCTGACTTGTTCAGCGAAGATCATGAAGATTTCGCCGTTCTACGCGATGGAAGCTTTATAACTGCGGATTATGTGTTTACCGACAATGTGTGCTACTCAAAAGAAACAGAGCAGCCAGTTGATCGTTCTTACTGTGAACCATATATGGAAAAAGCGGCGAAAGAACTTGAGTATTCTGACGAAGTAATTTACGGTGACTTATTACGTTTCTATGACAAAGAAAATTACTATTTTGAAACAAAGGAAGCAAAATAA
- a CDS encoding helix-turn-helix domain-containing protein: MEQTLRITQTLADPTRYAIYEYLLKTNKVVSVAEIAQAFKIHPNVARLHLSKLEDTGVIQSMVQKTGKGGRPGKVYKKVDEPIQISFPRRDSALLLQMALDALLSLDSSTIYKHLIETGKKFGKSMVENERKKHTMNETELLFYQKLDIIQQVSTMIGSVQRVEEHDDKWIIVYSIYNCPYHESVKAYGEAICLMHTGFLEGMFQTLFSNVTFHQQQSMVSGCSNCIYHVIVTK, translated from the coding sequence ATGGAACAGACGTTAAGAATAACCCAAACGTTAGCCGATCCTACTCGCTATGCCATTTATGAATATCTATTAAAAACAAACAAAGTAGTATCTGTAGCCGAAATTGCTCAAGCCTTTAAGATTCACCCAAATGTCGCCCGGTTGCATTTATCCAAGCTGGAGGATACGGGCGTCATCCAATCGATGGTGCAAAAAACCGGAAAAGGTGGTCGGCCTGGAAAAGTATATAAAAAAGTGGATGAACCGATTCAAATATCTTTTCCAAGAAGGGATTCCGCTTTATTGTTACAAATGGCACTTGATGCCTTATTATCACTCGACTCATCAACTATTTATAAGCACTTGATAGAAACAGGGAAAAAATTTGGAAAAAGTATGGTTGAAAATGAACGGAAGAAGCATACTATGAACGAAACGGAACTTCTGTTTTATCAAAAATTGGATATTATTCAGCAAGTATCAACGATGATTGGATCGGTACAACGTGTGGAAGAACATGATGATAAATGGATCATCGTATATTCGATATACAATTGCCCCTATCACGAATCGGTAAAAGCGTATGGTGAAGCGATTTGTTTAATGCATACCGGCTTTTTAGAAGGGATGTTCCAAACGTTATTTTCGAATGTAACGTTTCACCAACAACAGTCAATGGTTTCTGGCTGTTCCAACTGTATTTATCACGTAATCGTCACAAAGTAG
- a CDS encoding type II/IV secretion system protein: protein MSSTERVADELIKEAVEQGASDIHLSPKQKKYVADFRIHGTLYPARFFSMDEGERLVAHFKYMGGMDIGEKRKPQNGAYQVYLHSTHLSLRLSTLPTSSSKESLVIRLLLSSSSQTTFHLSLFPSSARKLYALMHHAHGLIIFTGPTGSGKTTTLYHLIHYCSQSLHRHVITLEDPIEKENENALQVQVNEKAGVTYATGLKAILRHDPDVIMVGEIRDTETAKIAIRAALTGHLVLTTMHTKDAKGAIYRLLEFGVKWNEIQQTLLAVSAQRLVKLNCPYCHGIDEPSCPKKKFHVRSPVYELLTGKALQSVLKEAAGEGKAYHYPLLKDLLRKGVALGFISNIEYARWFQEE from the coding sequence ATATCATCGACTGAACGTGTAGCCGATGAATTAATTAAAGAGGCTGTGGAACAAGGGGCGTCCGATATCCATTTGTCCCCGAAGCAAAAAAAGTATGTAGCCGATTTTCGTATTCATGGTACACTTTATCCTGCTAGATTCTTTTCGATGGATGAAGGAGAACGTCTCGTCGCCCATTTTAAATACATGGGTGGAATGGACATCGGAGAAAAAAGAAAGCCACAAAACGGAGCCTATCAAGTATACCTCCATTCAACTCATTTATCATTACGACTCTCTACATTACCAACTTCCTCCTCGAAAGAGAGCCTTGTCATTCGACTTCTTTTATCCAGTTCATCTCAAACTACCTTTCACTTATCATTATTTCCATCATCAGCTCGTAAGTTGTACGCATTAATGCATCATGCACATGGGTTAATTATCTTTACTGGACCAACAGGTAGTGGGAAAACAACAACGTTATATCATTTAATTCACTACTGTTCTCAATCGCTTCACCGCCATGTGATTACACTTGAAGACCCTATTGAAAAAGAAAATGAAAATGCACTCCAAGTTCAAGTTAATGAAAAGGCTGGGGTGACGTATGCAACAGGTTTAAAAGCGATTTTACGTCACGATCCGGATGTGATTATGGTCGGAGAAATTCGAGATACTGAAACAGCAAAAATTGCCATCCGTGCAGCTTTAACAGGTCATTTAGTGTTAACGACGATGCATACAAAGGATGCTAAAGGAGCAATCTACCGCCTGCTCGAATTTGGAGTAAAGTGGAATGAAATTCAACAAACATTGTTAGCAGTATCCGCACAACGTCTCGTGAAACTGAACTGTCCCTATTGTCATGGGATTGATGAACCCTCTTGTCCGAAAAAAAAATTCCACGTCCGCTCACCTGTATATGAATTACTGACTGGAAAAGCATTACAAAGCGTGTTAAAAGAGGCAGCTGGTGAAGGAAAAGCCTATCACTATCCGTTATTGAAAGATCTTTTACGAAAGGGGGTTGCTCTTGGATTTATTTCCAATATCGAATATGCTCGTTGGTTTCAGGAAGAATAA
- a CDS encoding LysM peptidoglycan-binding domain-containing protein has product MDVTVREGDTLDYYSQLFDVPLALIIDSNRQTEPQNLKIGECVRIPGFIAVNYTVRPGDTLWKLAQQKNIDVDALFLLNQQVNPLQLPVGELICLPERITTRLMNRKTNYSFDVLQKDLKQLIEIYPFIRQRIIGKSVDGRPLYELVIGRGKRKVHMNGSFHANEWITTPVLMTFLNDYVLSLTNSQPIREVVSLPLYEKNTISAVPMVNPDGVNLVLNGPPLNKKDELLKLNKGSTDFSGWKANIRGVDLNNQYPAKWEIERKRKEEKAPAPRDFPGYKPLSEPEAIAMAQLANQSKFDRLLALHTQGKEFYWGYEGLEPEESAHLAKRFEQVCGYCSVRYVDSYAGYRDWFIQEYRKSGFTIELGKGMNPLPLSQFDQIYEEVLGIFLVSLYD; this is encoded by the coding sequence ATGGACGTAACTGTCCGTGAAGGAGATACGTTAGATTATTACAGCCAATTATTTGATGTCCCTTTAGCTCTTATCATTGACTCGAACCGTCAAACTGAGCCTCAAAATTTAAAAATTGGAGAATGTGTCCGTATTCCTGGGTTTATTGCTGTCAATTATACGGTTCGACCAGGAGATACGCTTTGGAAACTCGCCCAGCAGAAAAATATTGATGTTGATGCATTATTTTTGTTAAATCAACAAGTCAACCCTCTTCAATTACCTGTTGGAGAACTCATCTGCCTTCCAGAACGGATAACAACTCGATTAATGAATCGAAAGACAAATTATTCTTTTGATGTCCTGCAAAAAGATTTAAAGCAACTTATAGAAATCTATCCATTCATTCGTCAACGTATTATTGGAAAAAGTGTGGATGGTCGTCCGTTGTATGAATTAGTTATTGGACGCGGGAAGAGAAAAGTGCATATGAATGGTTCATTTCATGCAAACGAATGGATTACCACTCCTGTTTTAATGACGTTTCTCAATGATTATGTATTATCATTAACCAATTCCCAACCAATTCGAGAAGTGGTCAGCCTTCCGTTATATGAAAAAAATACAATTTCGGCTGTTCCTATGGTGAATCCGGATGGGGTGAATTTAGTCCTCAACGGTCCTCCGCTGAATAAAAAGGACGAACTCTTGAAACTAAATAAAGGTTCAACTGATTTTTCAGGATGGAAGGCAAACATTCGTGGTGTTGATTTAAATAATCAATATCCAGCTAAATGGGAAATTGAACGTAAACGAAAAGAAGAAAAGGCGCCGGCTCCGAGAGATTTTCCAGGATATAAACCATTAAGTGAACCAGAAGCAATAGCGATGGCACAATTAGCCAACCAATCAAAGTTTGATCGGTTGCTCGCTCTTCATACGCAAGGTAAAGAATTTTATTGGGGATACGAAGGACTTGAACCGGAGGAGTCAGCTCATTTAGCAAAACGGTTTGAACAAGTTTGTGGCTATTGCTCAGTAAGATACGTAGATAGCTATGCTGGTTACAGAGATTGGTTTATTCAAGAATATCGGAAAAGTGGATTTACGATAGAATTAGGAAAAGGAATGAATCCCCTTCCGTTATCACAATTTGATCAAATTTATGAAGAAGTACTAGGAATTTTTCTTGTTTCACTATATGATTAA
- a CDS encoding ROK family glucokinase — MVDKWLVGVDLGGTTTKIAFLNWYGEIVHKWEIPTDVSDKGKHIIVHIAKSIDTMLAQLGHSKEMLLGIGLGAPGPVDVSRGIIFGAVNLGWENEYPLKDMLELETGLPVIAENDANCAALGEMWKGAGDGAKELVCVTLGTGVGGGIISNGHIVHGVNGAAGEIGHITVIPQGGALCNCGKTGCLETVASATGLVRMTKELLAKEDTPSSLRQKSLDKLTAKDVFDAAKVGDELAEKAVDQLAFYLGLALANLGNSLNPEYIVIGGGVSKAGNMLLEAINSYFDQFAFPTVRTSTKLALATLGNDAGVIGAAWLAKHLLQR, encoded by the coding sequence ATGGTAGATAAATGGTTAGTCGGTGTCGATTTAGGTGGAACAACGACCAAAATAGCTTTTCTTAACTGGTATGGTGAAATTGTACATAAGTGGGAAATTCCAACAGATGTTTCTGACAAAGGAAAGCACATCATCGTTCATATCGCCAAATCGATTGATACGATGTTAGCACAGCTCGGCCATTCGAAAGAAATGCTTCTCGGTATTGGTTTAGGAGCACCAGGTCCTGTTGATGTTTCACGCGGGATAATTTTTGGAGCTGTCAATCTAGGATGGGAAAACGAGTACCCACTCAAAGATATGTTAGAGCTAGAGACAGGATTACCGGTCATTGCGGAAAATGATGCTAACTGTGCCGCTCTTGGGGAAATGTGGAAAGGAGCGGGAGATGGAGCGAAAGAGCTCGTCTGTGTAACGCTTGGTACTGGAGTAGGCGGTGGGATCATTTCGAACGGACATATTGTTCACGGTGTCAATGGTGCCGCTGGTGAAATTGGGCATATTACCGTTATTCCGCAAGGTGGTGCATTGTGCAACTGCGGTAAAACTGGGTGCCTCGAAACGGTTGCCTCTGCTACAGGTCTTGTGAGAATGACAAAAGAGCTGCTAGCTAAGGAAGACACCCCTTCTTCGTTACGCCAAAAATCATTAGACAAGTTAACGGCTAAAGATGTATTTGATGCTGCTAAGGTAGGAGATGAATTGGCTGAAAAGGCTGTTGATCAACTAGCCTTTTACCTTGGTTTAGCATTAGCCAATTTAGGAAATTCATTAAATCCGGAATACATTGTGATTGGCGGTGGGGTGTCAAAAGCAGGGAATATGCTTCTTGAGGCGATAAATTCGTATTTTGATCAGTTTGCGTTTCCGACAGTTCGCACCTCTACCAAATTAGCGCTAGCTACCCTTGGTAATGATGCCGGAGTGATTGGAGCGGCATGGCTTGCTAAACATCTTTTGCAACGATAA
- a CDS encoding MBL fold metallo-hydrolase, whose translation MKWTRIPLGALQTNCYFLENNHQCVVIDPGAEGEKLIEYLKKNELTPLAILLTHAHFDHIGAVDALRDYFSIPVYVHEKEAKWLFDPSLNGSQFFFPENVIRVKPADYILTKEETLTVGPFTLEVLETPGHSPGSVSYTVQEAGIVFAGDVLFYQSIGRTDLPGGNHKQLLETIHEKLLTLPEETVVLPGHGVETTIQDEMDHNPFIHGF comes from the coding sequence ATGAAATGGACAAGAATTCCATTAGGAGCGTTACAAACGAACTGCTATTTTTTAGAGAACAATCATCAATGTGTAGTCATTGACCCTGGCGCAGAAGGTGAAAAACTAATTGAATATTTAAAGAAAAATGAGTTAACCCCTTTGGCTATTTTATTAACTCATGCACATTTTGATCATATCGGCGCGGTAGATGCGTTACGAGACTATTTTTCCATACCTGTTTATGTCCATGAAAAAGAAGCTAAATGGTTATTCGATCCTTCGCTAAATGGCTCCCAATTTTTCTTTCCGGAAAACGTTATTCGTGTCAAACCAGCTGATTATATTTTAACAAAAGAAGAGACTTTAACTGTTGGGCCATTTACATTAGAAGTATTAGAAACGCCAGGTCATTCGCCTGGAAGTGTGTCGTATACTGTCCAAGAGGCTGGGATTGTTTTTGCTGGAGATGTCCTTTTTTATCAAAGTATCGGAAGGACAGACTTGCCAGGAGGAAACCATAAACAGCTGCTTGAAACTATTCACGAAAAGTTACTAACACTTCCTGAGGAAACGGTCGTATTACCTGGTCATGGAGTAGAAACGACCATCCAAGATGAGATGGACCACAATCCGTTCATACACGGATTTTAA
- a CDS encoding DUF2626 domain-containing protein, producing MDRMYRVLGFWTGIFTIMFYLGEMYTTSLIFLGQTGFFILLSYLKLSERMYLYIFGAYLTIFFAGFTYYTTFLMTPGAGH from the coding sequence ATGGATCGCATGTACAGAGTGTTAGGTTTCTGGACGGGAATTTTTACGATTATGTTTTATCTTGGAGAAATGTATACAACGTCTCTTATTTTCTTAGGCCAAACAGGATTTTTCATTCTGTTAAGCTACTTAAAATTATCTGAGCGCATGTACTTATATATCTTTGGCGCATACTTAACGATTTTCTTCGCAGGATTTACTTATTATACAACGTTCTTAATGACACCGGGAGCAGGTCATTAA
- a CDS encoding DUF910 family protein: MKSIYDIQQFLKQYGTIIYIGDRLADLELMEEELCELFKSQLIEPRHFQTAMLLLRQEIEREKEKRLSK; the protein is encoded by the coding sequence GTGAAAAGCATCTACGATATTCAGCAATTTTTAAAACAATATGGAACTATTATTTATATTGGTGATCGATTAGCTGATTTAGAATTAATGGAAGAGGAATTATGCGAATTATTTAAGTCTCAATTAATTGAGCCTCGTCATTTTCAAACGGCAATGCTTCTACTAAGACAAGAAATAGAGAGAGAAAAGGAAAAGAGATTATCGAAATAA
- a CDS encoding SAM-dependent methyltransferase, with protein MNQIINKLFRYDKTVSYEHFISFALYDEEYGYYMKSKPKLGKCFDFVTSPYVSRAFAKTIVRFAVEKWTNSKLPIRFYEIGSGDGTFASAFLNEMASQFPSLYEQLTYISIEHSPYHRYVQHQQLQKHPVTFYSDFNQVFEIEGIVFSNEWLDALPVHVIQQKEGKMWEVAITIKDGQLKETYLPLTNKDILQFLQRYNVKLTEGVRREIPIKMVDTWIKLITNMKQGWILTIDYGTTEEERLCMKKESVRGFYQHQLVENLFQKIGEIDMTYSIWFDCLMTEGKKHGCFVENFTSQKEFLLQYGILNDLLEHSATDPFSPEAKWNRSIVYLIRDGGFSDSFRALVQRKEKSS; from the coding sequence ATGAACCAAATCATAAACAAGCTATTTCGTTATGATAAAACCGTATCGTATGAACATTTTATATCTTTTGCTTTATATGATGAAGAATACGGTTATTATATGAAAAGTAAACCAAAACTTGGAAAATGTTTTGATTTTGTAACATCCCCATATGTCTCTAGAGCGTTTGCGAAAACCATTGTCCGATTTGCTGTGGAAAAATGGACCAATTCAAAACTCCCCATCCGATTTTATGAAATTGGAAGCGGGGACGGAACGTTTGCTAGTGCTTTTTTAAACGAAATGGCATCCCAATTTCCATCTCTATACGAACAGTTGACATATATCTCCATCGAACATAGTCCTTACCACCGCTACGTACAACATCAACAGCTTCAGAAACATCCTGTCACTTTTTATTCTGATTTCAATCAAGTCTTTGAAATAGAAGGAATTGTGTTTTCTAACGAATGGTTAGACGCACTTCCAGTTCATGTCATTCAGCAGAAAGAGGGAAAGATGTGGGAAGTTGCCATAACTATAAAAGATGGTCAACTCAAGGAAACCTATCTTCCGTTAACAAATAAGGACATTCTGCAATTTTTACAGCGGTATAATGTTAAGTTAACAGAAGGTGTGCGTCGGGAAATTCCGATTAAAATGGTCGATACATGGATAAAGCTCATAACGAACATGAAACAAGGATGGATTTTAACCATTGACTACGGAACTACTGAGGAAGAACGCCTTTGTATGAAAAAAGAAAGTGTGCGTGGATTTTATCAACACCAACTCGTCGAAAATCTCTTTCAGAAAATAGGTGAAATCGATATGACGTATTCTATTTGGTTCGACTGTTTAATGACAGAAGGTAAGAAGCATGGTTGCTTTGTGGAAAATTTTACATCGCAAAAAGAATTTTTACTTCAGTACGGTATTTTAAATGATTTACTTGAACACTCGGCAACGGATCCGTTTTCACCTGAAGCAAAATGGAATCGATCTATTGTGTATTTAATTCGTGACGGTGGCTTTAGTGATAGTTTTCGCGCGCTTGTTCAGCGAAAAGAAAAAAGCTCTTGA
- a CDS encoding DUF2759 domain-containing protein, with protein sequence MGLVIIFALVSLLAVFATISALKNKNVLGILFGLATVGVFGWFTIMTVLHHGYPAAH encoded by the coding sequence ATGGGTCTAGTCATTATTTTTGCATTAGTTAGTTTACTAGCCGTATTTGCTACTATTAGTGCATTAAAAAACAAAAATGTTTTAGGCATTTTATTTGGATTAGCAACAGTTGGCGTATTTGGTTGGTTTACAATCATGACCGTTCTTCACCACGGATATCCAGCTGCACACTAA
- a CDS encoding spore germination protein yields MTLEETKLSFDEKVTFLEKTLAVDKNFDVIKLDLVYAERNMALFMVDGFVKDDILHYLMKHLSSLREDQLENKPLDQLLKTYIPYVEVETNNDLEEVVDIVLSGPTALVVEGIDPIIIIDARTYPVRGPEEPDIERVVRGSRDGYVETIVFNTALTRRRVRDRSLRMEYMQIGRRSKTDVVICYLEDIADPDSVAKLKESLSKIDTDGLPMAEKTLEEYISGRHWNPYPVIRYTERPDTAAAHLFEGHICVIVDGSPSVMITPTTFWHHLQHAEEYRNKPLVGAYLRLVRYLAVWVSIFLLPFWYLLAENESLLPEALSFIGPNEEGALPLIVQFFIIEIGIDMLRMAAIHTPSSLATALGLVAALMIGQVAVEVGLFMNEVILYLAIAAIGSFATPSYEMSLANRLVRLALLLASAAFGVIGFVIGTFLWIFLLVRMKAFGIPYLWPFIPFHYRAFRDVFIRSPIPLKNRRPTFLHPQDPDR; encoded by the coding sequence ATGACATTGGAAGAGACGAAACTTTCCTTTGATGAAAAGGTAACCTTTTTAGAAAAAACGTTAGCGGTAGACAAAAATTTTGATGTAATCAAGCTCGACTTAGTATATGCTGAACGAAATATGGCCCTTTTTATGGTTGATGGATTTGTAAAAGACGATATTTTACATTATTTAATGAAGCATTTGTCTAGTCTACGAGAAGACCAATTAGAGAATAAACCGTTAGATCAATTATTAAAAACGTACATTCCCTATGTAGAAGTAGAAACGAACAACGATTTAGAAGAGGTCGTAGACATCGTTCTTTCGGGGCCAACAGCACTTGTTGTGGAAGGAATTGACCCGATAATTATCATCGATGCTAGAACGTATCCCGTACGAGGTCCTGAAGAACCGGATATTGAACGTGTCGTAAGAGGGTCCAGAGATGGATATGTGGAAACAATTGTTTTTAATACTGCTTTAACGAGAAGAAGAGTCCGTGATCGGTCGTTACGCATGGAATATATGCAAATCGGAAGACGATCTAAAACCGATGTCGTCATTTGTTATTTAGAAGATATCGCGGATCCAGATTCCGTGGCCAAACTAAAGGAATCGTTGTCAAAGATTGATACGGACGGTCTGCCAATGGCGGAAAAAACATTAGAAGAATATATATCTGGAAGACATTGGAACCCTTATCCGGTGATTCGCTATACAGAACGGCCAGACACAGCGGCTGCTCATTTGTTTGAAGGGCATATTTGTGTTATCGTTGATGGGTCTCCAAGCGTTATGATTACACCTACAACCTTTTGGCACCATTTACAACATGCCGAAGAATATCGCAACAAACCATTAGTGGGGGCTTATTTACGTCTCGTACGGTATTTGGCGGTATGGGTGTCTATTTTTCTTTTACCATTTTGGTATTTGTTGGCCGAAAATGAATCCTTGCTTCCTGAAGCATTATCTTTTATTGGTCCGAATGAAGAGGGAGCATTACCATTGATTGTTCAATTTTTTATCATTGAAATAGGGATTGATATGCTCCGAATGGCAGCCATTCATACCCCTTCCTCATTAGCAACAGCTCTCGGTTTAGTCGCTGCCTTAATGATTGGCCAAGTGGCTGTCGAAGTAGGATTATTTATGAATGAAGTTATTTTATATTTAGCTATAGCAGCCATAGGTTCGTTTGCGACCCCTAGTTACGAGATGAGTTTAGCTAATCGATTAGTTCGACTTGCGTTATTGCTCGCTTCGGCGGCGTTCGGGGTGATTGGTTTTGTCATTGGGACATTTTTATGGATCTTCCTGTTAGTTCGAATGAAAGCATTCGGTATCCCGTATTTATGGCCATTTATTCCATTTCATTATCGTGCGTTCCGGGATGTCTTTATCCGTTCACCGATTCCGTTGAAAAATCGTCGGCCTACGTTTCTACATCCACAAGATCCGGATCGGTAA